The stretch of DNA TCAGTTCAGGACATAGCTCATTGATCGTATCTACATAAGAATGATCGCGGTAATTTTCAATTAAGATTAGCGTTGTAGATTCTGACTGATTTAATAAATATTCCAGTTCGTTTGATCGATAGTTTGTATTAACTGTAACTAGTACTGCCCCCATCTTACCTGTGGCAAATTGCATACTTACCCATTCAGGAGTGTTTGTTGCCCAAATCGCAATATTTTCTCCCTTTTCAATTCCAAGGGCGATTAATGCTTTCGCCACTTCATCAGTGTACTCATTGAACTGTTTGTAAGTCATCCGAAGTTCACGATCAGAATAAACAAGAGCTTCATGATCAGGGTATTGTGCTGCTCTCTCTTCCAGTAATCGACCCATTGTCTGATGGATAAGTTCAGCCATTTTATTAATCCTCCCTTTTTAGCATCCTAATAATCTAGAAATTACGACTCTTTGAATCTCTGAAGTACCTTCTCCAATTTCCATAAGTTTAATGTCACGCAAATGTCTCTCTACATCATATTCACGCATGTATCCATATCCACCATGAATTTGCACTGCCTGATTACATACCCGGAATCCCATTTCTGATGCAAATAATTTGGCAAATGCAGCTTCTTTTGAAAACGGTTTCCTATTATCTTTTAGCCATGCTGCCTTATGAACCATATTACGGGCTAATTCGATTTCCATCGCCATATCCGCTAATTTAAATTGAATCGCTTGGAATTTTGAAATTGGTTGACCGAACTGCTGTCTTTCCTTAGAGTATTGCAAAGCTTTTTCGAAGGCACCTTGTGCAATTCCTACGGATAAAGCGGCAATGGAAATTCTTCCTCCATCTAACGTATTCAAAAATTGACTAAATCCTCTTTTTTCATCCCCTAATAAATTCTCTTTTGGGACGCGTACATTTTCTAGAATGATTTCACAAGTATTGGAAGCTTTTACACCTAATTTTTCATAATTACAATTAATCGTGACTCCTGGAGTATCCGTTGGGACGATAATAGCTGAGATAATATTTCTTCCATTATCTTTTTTCCCTGTGACAGCGGTTACAATTATTTGCCTAGCATAGCCAGCGTTTGTAATCCAGCATTTCTCTCCATTAATAACATATTCATCGCCATCTAATACTGCTTTTGTCCGTGTTCCCCCCGCATCAGACCCTGCGTTTGGTTCAGTTAATCCAAATGATCCTAATGTTTCACCTTTCGCCATTGGAGTTAACCATTCGTGTTTTTGTTCTTCAGTTCCAAAATTGTAAATAGGGCTCGCACCAAGACTAACAGCAGCTGCATAACTTAACCCTGTTCCCCCACACGCTTTCCCAATTTCCTCCACGGCAAGCGCATAGGAAACCGTATCCCCGCCAGATCCACCATATTCTTCTGGGAATGGGATTCCAAGAAGACCTAGTTTCCCCATCTTCTCGAATGTTTCCCATCTGAATGAAGCTGATTGATCCAGCTCCTGTGCAAATGATTTTACTTCTTGTTCAG from Oikeobacillus pervagus encodes:
- a CDS encoding acyl-CoA dehydrogenase, which codes for MNFELTKEQQMIKEMVRDFAEQEVKSFAQELDQSASFRWETFEKMGKLGLLGIPFPEEYGGSGGDTVSYALAVEEIGKACGGTGLSYAAAVSLGASPIYNFGTEEQKHEWLTPMAKGETLGSFGLTEPNAGSDAGGTRTKAVLDGDEYVINGEKCWITNAGYARQIIVTAVTGKKDNGRNIISAIIVPTDTPGVTINCNYEKLGVKASNTCEIILENVRVPKENLLGDEKRGFSQFLNTLDGGRISIAALSVGIAQGAFEKALQYSKERQQFGQPISKFQAIQFKLADMAMEIELARNMVHKAAWLKDNRKPFSKEAAFAKLFASEMGFRVCNQAVQIHGGYGYMREYDVERHLRDIKLMEIGEGTSEIQRVVISRLLGC